ACGATTGCCTCTGCGGCCGAAGCGCCGGGTACAACGGCGCGCAGCCTTGAAAAACTCAAGCAACGGTTGGTTGAAGCAGGACTGACCGAAGCCGTTGAAAGAAAGAAGCGGGAGAAGCCTCCCCGTGAAATTAAGTTCGATGGCAAATTCGAGGCCCGGCTGTTAACGTTAGCCTGTTCTGCCCCGCCGGAGGGAAGATCGCGGTGGACGGTCCGCCTGCTGGCTGAAAAAGCGGTTGAACTCAACATGGCAGAGAGTGTGTCTGCCATGACCATTTGCACTGCGCTAAAAAACATGAACTTAAGCCTCACCTGAGTAAATACTGGAAGATTCCGCCGAAGGAAGATGCGGCGTTTGTGGCGGCCATGGAAGATGTGCTGGACGTTTATTCACGTCCGTATGACAAAGAGTATCCGGCGGTCTGTACGGATGAATCAGGTATCCAGCTGATCGGAGAGGTCAGAGTCCCTCTTCCGGCGATTCCCGGACATCCGGTGTGAATGGATGATGAATATGTAAGAAACGGCGTGGCCGGTATATTCATTGATGTTGAACCGCCGGCGGGGAAACGCCATGTGAAAATTACAGATCATTGCGGCAAAACCGGCTGGGCGCAGTTCATCCAGGAACTGTTGGCTGAACGGTACGCAGAAGCCGAAAAAGTTCTGCCGGTGATGGATCAACTGAATACCCATGCCACGTCGTCGCTGTATGCGAC
This genomic window from Kiritimatiellales bacterium contains:
- a CDS encoding helix-turn-helix domain-containing protein, which produces MLHARALLLLDQGDYAPGTWTIASAAEAPGTTARSLEKLKQRLVEAGLTEAVERKKREKPPREIKFDGKFEARLLTLACSAPPEGRSRWTVRLLAEKAVELNMAESVSAMTICTALKNMNLSLT